A window of Danio aesculapii chromosome 16, fDanAes4.1, whole genome shotgun sequence genomic DNA:
CTATAGAATTGAGACTCGTTCTTTTTACAGTAGTTAAGGGTATTTACAAGAAATGTTTGAGAGAAATGTGGACTTCTCTGGTTGATGTTTAGCTATATTAAGCCacgttaagtttttttttcacgTTAAGCGTTTAAGAATGTCCCTGTATGTCTTCACTCAATCTATGAAGCTCGTTTTCCAAGCTGTGGTCAGTTATGAACGTGTTCAGTGACGTTACTGGAAAATGATGTCACTCATGGGCTGCAACTGAAACTCTGCATTCAAGACGAGAAACAATCCGGTAGAGCAAGTTTGTTAAGCTGCTGCATTACGTCAGATGTGccccaaaatataataaatgatcacAGTCAGACATTTAAAAACGTTTTCTTTTTGGTATGTTACAAAACACTCCATAAAGTTTGTTTATCAAACTGTTACAGACAGCAGCAAGCGCTCTGTCAACATATATATTGATACACCTTAACTGTGAGATCAATCAGTAGTAGCTTAGAGAATCTACAGACAGTAAAAcgaaatatttctaaaattgtGCATTAAAAGGAAAGTAAACCCCAAAGCTACAATCGTACTCACAGCACTTTGTGTAGATGTGTTGACTGTGTTGATGATGTGCAGCGGATATGATGTGGTTAGCAGACAGTGGTGACTTCTTCTAATGTTGGCTTAAGTTAATCACGTGTCAAACTAGCGACCGCCTCCTAGTGACACGGATCagcattcttcttcttcttcttcttctcatgAGTTTTATTGGCGGTTGGAATACAACTTATaggtgcattaccgccacctgcTGGTTAGGAGTGTGGGTCATGATCGCGCTTTCTATCCATCTTCACAAGAtttgaaaaactaaacaaaaatttcCACCTACACCACTTATATCTAAATTCTTTTATctaatttagtcatttttaaaaaaagaattaaaaattctATACAGTCCTCatctgacttgtttttttttttattttaaccaaattaaaattcatatgaactcttttcaaatttaaaataaatagtttcctTTCACTATTGTACTTTGGACATATCATAATAACGTGTTCCACGGTTTTTTCTTGCCCACAATAATCACATTTTCCAGTcttatgttgtttcattttgtacAATGTACTGTTGAGTCCTGTATGTCCAAATCTAATTCTTCATATTATACTCTCTTCCCTCCTACTACTACTTGTTTTTCTTCCTTTATCCACATTGCTTTGTATATTAAACAACTACCTCCCATTTTTTCCTTCCTCCCATTGTTTTTGCCCATTGGTTTTGATTAAAACCTTCATCTcacttttactgtattttacttcCATGTCTATAATTGATTTTCTTGTTGCTTCTTTAGCACCTTCATCTGCCAACTCATTCCCTGTTATTCCACTATGAGCTGGAACCCAACAGAACTTAACTTCTAATCCCATCATCTGAATGTGATATAGTGTTTGCAATATCTCAATCAATATATCCTTTCTGCTTTCAGAATGTCCACTCTCTAATGTCATCAATGAGGAATTTGAGTCTGAACATACCAATGCTCCTAATGGTCTGTGTTCCTCAACCCATTGAAGTGCCATCAGTATTGCCACCATTTCTCCAGTACACGGATCAGCATTCAGGGCACTTAGGGCAATAAACCGAGATGGCACCAACAATTTTTTTCATGCagtaaattgtgaaaataaatgatggattattcctttattcattttattttaggcttagtccctttaatgaTGGATTAATTAGTTATTTGAATGCctcttttgtttaaaatgtaacagAAAACGTTCTAGGAGCATtagtttttataatattaatataataacattaattattcaTGTATTCCCACACAGAAAGACCctatataaacatgtttaaatataggtttataatatgtgtgtgtgtgtgtgtgtgtgtgtgtgtgtgtgtgtgtgtgtgtgtgtgtgtgtgtgtgtgtgtgtgtgtgtgtatgtgtgtgtatgtgtgtatacagctgtatgaaatccaaaagtttacattcttaatcacctgcttctaaatggtctgtctctaaaagtgagtgGGATGTATGTTATTacgattattttgcattaagacaaaatGTAGAAAATGAGATCGagctatataataaaaaaaaacgcgaaacaaaaaaatataaaaaataataataaatattaaagaacaaaaggtgcattttattGCTTTTGGGCCCCTTGACTGGAATTgtttagggccccaaaatcactaaatcagCCCCTGCCctgataatatataatatattttaatattcaagAACAGACATGCCTAGTAATGAACATAGCTGTTTTGACCTTCATTTGCAGGATTATGAATATCCATACATTACCATATTTTGTTTTGGAAAAAATGGACAAACCTACTTTCACAATAGTGTTAGCAGCTGCAGcctataaatgaatacataaataaacaaatgaataaaagaataaatgtagccgaaataaaccacAGAAATTAAGTGCAGTGTACAAAAAGGATGACATCGGGCATTTTGGGCCATATTTTTGTTAAATTGctgaaaaaactaacaaaaaaaaaaacataactgcATTTCGCCTATAAATGGCCAACTTTACCTGATGGCCCACTTTGCCTATATCACTCTATAACAAAAACAACGACTCTAAAGAGTtttctttcaatttttttaattttatcctCACCAATATGGCGAATTTCTGCAGATACTATTTGATGAGCTTGGAGACTCGATCTACAAATCATATTCAAGAGACCTTCCCTGAACCTTCCTTCTAAAAGACCTTTGGCGATCTGCGGCTGTGAAGAGACCAGTCCACAAAACTGACTGGCACCCGACTGTTGTTTTTCCATTTGACTGGTGGGTGAATTTGGTCGGATTTTTGAGTGTAAACGCAATAAAAAACCCTTTGAGACAGGTAAGATTTTATGGACTACggaaaatatgtacattttattcATAAAGCAACATGTCGAATCATATATGGTAGAAAGTAATTAAATTGAAGAATCTCGCTAGtttaattttatgtttgtcaGAACACTATACTAATATAAGATAGTGTTGAAAACAAATGCACTAATGTGTTGCGTTTGGATTGCAACAACATCGAAGTCTTTTAACATCGAGTGTTTTGGTGCAGTGTGATGTCAGGTCAGCTCAAGGAACATCTAGTAGGGGCGGAAGTCAGTTGCAGTATTGTTAGCTCCGCTGACGCATCAATCACAAACAATCGACATTAGTCTCTCAACGAAATCATTCGTTCATGTAATTTTAGTaggttttgttgtttgttgtttttatcagctgtttgGCGTCACCTACCTCACCTCAAACGTGACGTTACATAAGGAGTGCACGTGACGCTGCGTGAGAGAAACGTCTGACAACAACATTCGGAGCAGCTGAGCTGAGGTGACGGACTGAGGGCGGATCACAACAAAAGCTCGTTCAAAACAAAATAACTGGGCTGAATCTTCTACGACCgtgtaaatatgtttatatactgCTGGTTTTGCTCtaacaaaaagacaaaaagctGTATTTGGATGTTGCAGAGTCTGTGTTTTAGTCCGCAGTCGAGGCTGACAACTAGCTCGGAGGCTAACATCTGTTTTTGTCGAGACTGTCGAAGCGCTCTACACGCTAATGATTACTTTAtgtttgaaatatgttttatgtCATCAAGCTAatctttatataatatattttatatataaatagtgtCGAGTAGATCTGACAAACTATAGTTTGTTGAAGATTacagattaatttaaaaaatggtgtTTATGGATTTTATTTGGATAATTTATAGATGTTTATTATCTGACCTGTTTAAAACATGTATTACAATTgtattatagttttataaaactaaaacaaaatggaaatattatatgtttatatcaACACAATGaaatgcattgctttttaaagtaTTCCAGTATTAACTGAATCTAATTCTTAGCTAAAtgaaaagtaattttatttgtgtgtttgacCATAATTGACATCAGAAACTGTGAACATCACATATTTATACAAACATATTTGAACTTTGGATAAACACATCTGCCAAAGAATTAAACATTTACCTTTACAAATGAATTGCATTTGGATTGCCCTTCAATAAACTGGGAATAATTAAAGCTACACAACATGATACGCAGTAGAATTTATCTATTTAAATAGCTGAAGTATTAGGGAGAGtcatttaattatagtttatAGCCAAATAGCCATTTCataccttagaattataaggttctctctgatatttttgtcaaaattgagttattgacacattcttattaaatgacaacgtatttacattatgggatgttttttataagttgtttacgtTTTAggccttttttatttaaaaaacaaatgttacacacatactgtttgctatatggaatgcaaaactttgaagctcaatatctcaaaatcattcagaatgtagatagaaccttataattccaaggtgacgattttgTGAATTATTTCCAGTTATGTAATCTGCTAAAGATTATCTGTAATCTGACCatgagcattttaaaatgtaatcttcTTTAAAATGTAACACAATTCTTCTTTACCACACAGATTAGAACATTTGGAGGGACCATGTCTTCAGTGAAATGCTCAAGGTATTCCCTGTACTGGGAGGAGACTGAGTGCCTGAGCTACTACGAGATGCTTTCACTCCATGAGATCTTCGAAATCGTGGGTTCTCAACTCACAGAGACTGACGTGGAAGTTTTATCCTTTCTCCTGGACGAAACCTATCCTGGTAAACATCCTCTTGATCCAGAGGGCTGGACTGAAGATCTGCCTCCAGGACCTGATGGATTTCCACTGGCTAATTCTCCATGTCCTCGGCTTCTGAAGTCATGGCAGAGAATGCAGCCGCAGAAGGAGGGATGTCCCATCGCTAGTCGCCACCGACCCAAGAGTGGCGTCGAACTGCTGTTAGAGCTGGAAAGACGAGGGTACTTGAGCGATGCAAATCTAAGACCTTTATTGCAGTTGCTGCGGATTCTGACTCGACATGATGTCCTGCCTTTTGTCTCACAAAAGAAAAGAAGAACAGGTGAGCATCAGCTTTAAAACTACATTTAATCTTGTCAATGTTTTTTAGATTCTTGGTGTATGATGACATTGATATGATGATTATATTGATATTGAGGATGGTATGGTGTCTTTTTTCTATAAGATACTGATGTGCTATCTTTTCTTTTAGTTTCTCCAGAACGACAGAAGATAGACTATCCAGAGGTGGATTTCAGACAAGACAGAGACTTGGGCTCAAACACAAATATACCATCTTTTGAAAACACACAAGATCATCATTGGAGAGCCGGTGAGCAGAGACTGAAGACAGAAAAGGCTGAGCACAGtcatttttctgttttcttttttgcttttgtttgttagaagttttgtttatttatttatagggcTGGGTgaaatggcaaaaatgcaatctcgataattcttttctatattgaacgataacaatatgactgaagccacaaagatTAGACGCTTCATTGAATAacgttttaaagttttatttattaacagaaaCAGTTTACACATTACTCATTACACATTGGAGATTCCGATTTTCTGTAATATACTTAtagtatacaatataaaatataatattctgaAGTACTGTAACTGAcagcatatatacagtacacaaataaaaatatactttttgcTTTTGTAACAATAAGCAATTacagaaataatttttaaataaatgttttaataaaagtgGTAAAAGcagtaatcattaaaataaacaacagtttAACAGCAAATACTGCTAGCAGGATAGTGAATCAAGCTCGCTAAACAATACTGGGCGACGCAGcatatctctaatatcaacaaaATTACTGATTCCTGTTGTTGCATAAGTCTGCCGTGTGATTGACTCCCAgattaatattgagaaaaaaatttaaatatatataaatgaatatataacgatataaaataatttatcgGGCCAGTCCCATTTTTAAGCATTTCTGATAATGTAATATAGTAGGGATGCACTATATTTTCATGCAGTGATTATTATGGGCTAAAAATTGCATTTTCAATTTTTCGGCCAAAATAGATAAACAGACAAAAGTATGAGCCAAAAAAAAAGAGCAATGCTGTGCTGCAGTGTTCAGTACACTGGTTTCACTCTCCCTCCAGGCCTAGTCACTGAGTGTGAAACAGCTTTCAGACAGGATGTGGAAAACACTGCGCTATGAATTCCATTGAAGGGtaaagttcaccaaaaaatgaacatttcatcatgatttactcatcctttacttgatCCAAACCAGTTCTCTTAAAAACAAAAGAGAATCTTGTATAAAgaagaatgtttgaaaaatgTAACCATCGAATTCCAAAATATTTTTGTCCTACTTTGGATGTCAGcagctacaggtttccaacattcttcaatgtatattattttgtgttcaacagaacaaaaataaactcaaattggtcagaggagagtaaatgatgacagaattgtccttattgggtgaactatccctttaagtacaaTGGGTTACCACAGTCAGAGTTAAAAATAGCTTAATGTACCACTCTGTTGATATTTTGCTCATGTACCCATAAAAAATATGTATGCATGAACTGCACATACTCACAGAAAAGCAAATTTCACTGAAATAATTTACAGACAGGATATTTCTATGAAATActgggtgggccatttatatggatacaccttaaataacttattgggaatttcacaagaaaaacaatggtgtgcttggttttaaacataactttattctttcatgagttatatACAAGCCatctcacatatactaatgtgccacaaacaggacgttaatatcaccaaccattcccattatattaaggtgtatccatataaatggcccaccctgtatacttgttcctgctgtTTGCAACAAcgctactgtgctgtcatggcagtGCTGATAAAATGACTTCCCCTCGACTCATTCGCTGTTAATAGAATCTTACTGTGAATATAATgtggatatttttatttttttatattatttattacatataattattagaaataatttacagtttCAGTTTTGAGGCAAATTTAAGCAGAACTTTTGTTTTTTGGCACAGGATTTATtgttatataatgtaataaaataaccaGGCATCTACTGTTGGTAagtttacttaaatatttaattgaaagcatttattacacatttatgttCACAAATTGATACTATTAAAGCatattaattcagtttaatttCTATAAGTTCAGCAACAACTCATTGTggtgttcaaatattttaatgcacAAAAGGAATGTGAAGACTTGTGAACATTTTTATGTGGTGACACAAACAAatagtttaattacatttttcacaATTTCACTGACAATTGCAGTTTGATTCACAGCAATAAATTGTTTGCTGCTTGCATCTAATTAAGGAGTGTACTGGTTGGATTACCATTTTATATTCACAGTTTCATTAGTCACATTGCTTTCATTTactgctttttttttaatctcattaCAGttttgtaatgaaaagaaaatagtttgttaaagaaaagaaaatgagacAAACAGTGAAATCTGTCATTAGTGATAGTTTTCTTAATGTCTATTTAAAGGTTAGTTTTTCCTGACTAAACAGATGTCCATATCCATATCCATATATTTGTTCAAACATTAAATCCATCAGGTCCTGTCTTCATATTTGTTAAACCTATTAAACACTAGTTTTAAAGTTCACATAGTTCCATTGAAACAGAATCTTGAATAGAGGGTGGGATTTCATTCCAGTGCAGCTCTTCACCATCTctcacagcaaactaatggttggagaTGAGTGGTTATGGATATTACAGATGTAGATTAATGTAGTTTAAGTTTTAAGATTACGaaggtaaactttttttttctttgacgcATGGACTGTTCACCTCAGAAATAACACTGTGAGCTAATAAAGTTAATTTAGTAATTATACACTTTAAAGACTTTGAATTAACACAGCTTAAACCTCCTAAACTCTGGGACCTGTAACAGGTCCGGGAcatcatttacttacacattatttacattttaaaggtctgtACTGCCCCAACACCTCCATAAGTGGttccgttctctcatcagttggaatagaataacttgcatagattatgattgagacatttttttttttctgggattactgacatgtgcaggaaccaccaaaattaattacagcaacctagaccacacagaatctaaaaggtacactttcaagtttgagtttacaaaagaaaaaaccgcctcttttttttttggaggggtctattacaatacagacaacatttacaattattttaatcaccttcaaaagtgttttatgaaaattcaaagggttttctttaaaatgataccaagcttttgcatttacacctctccATGTGGATTAGGGAAACTTTttaatttgggtaggcaaaatccaggtggaaaccccaaaatagcacttgactttaacAAGGctacccaaataaataaatattttaatatatttattttaatatatttaaaagtattcCTAAAAATTGGCCACCTCTACTTGTCGTGTTGATAAACTGCTGTTGCCAGTGTTTTATAATTAGTGTTTTCTATGTCAGGTTCTGGCTCTTCAATGACATCAGCCACCAGCATTCGAAGGAAGCGAGGAAGAGGTCACCACTGGAGCAGGAAATCAAGAGGACAGCCTGAAATCCAGCCTCAGTCAACACCCAACAAAGTGACCTGCGGTAAGAGCACTGTCTTTCTGTTTTCTTCTGTCACGTAGTCTCATTTAACAGCATTCTTTGAACATATGAATCGTTTTGCCTTGCTACTTCTCTCTCCTTTTGTTTGATTTCATCTATGAAATGCTCAGCTGATGAGTGAACCTCAATGCTTCATTTCTCGAGTTTGATTAATCAGTCACTCATTCATTAGTGCTTGAACCTCTAATGCTTTCAGAATGACAGCGTCAAAATGGTCACACAATATGTTCATGTTAAACGTTTGCCATTTCCATTCATCCCTTTGTGAATTCCCTACCCTCTGCACTTTTATCACTTTGAGTTTCGTTCTGACTGGACTCAAAGGCTGCTCACACCAAAGCCTCTTTATGCTTTTGCTAGATGGGAGCTGTTCTGCCAACAGGGCATTGCTAAAATCCCTTCAGAACTGAGCATGTGAGTCACACTGAGTGGCAATAATGGCACAGTAGGTAAGGAAATGCAAAAAAAGATCATAAATTTGCCAGAAGAGTTTGTCAAGAAAATGGTATCATGCAAGTTATATATTTTCTACACGGACTGTTTTTCTAGGACATTCAAATCTCAACATACCAATGGGCCCAGTTTAGCTCATGCTCCAATTTGCTTTCAAgtataaaaaaatctatcaggttCTTCTGTAACAGCCTTGTGGGAGCCAaatgtcatttacatttaatatgcaTACTCGAGTTCACTGCAAGTTTGCTATaatttattcgttttttttttttctatgatatatatttttcttttcgaTGGTGCAGATACAATATATCTCTTATAACATTTTAGGGTCTGTTCACACttaatgtttcaaaatatctttagtaGTGCTGTTTATTTGAACGCTgccattagggatgcaacgattatagattttggttgtatgattatagtctgagaaaCAATCCCggtttcatggttatcacgattattcaTTCAGTAATATAtagaatactactactactactttggagtgcatatttgatgctcgcagccattagtaaaccattcaaaatatGCACCTCTTAATCAAAAAGCATGTTCGATGTGATCAGGCCCTTACTCTGCCTAAACTCATGAAAAAACATTTGgatcagttcatgagatcggTAGATTAGGGAataccgatcgagtcatgaaatgtgattatcggtcGATGCAGATCGATCAGAGCATCTCTAtttactagtttagaaaatcatttGAAAACtccttacattttaaaagtgttatttattgctgctcagtaaccaattaatacaagcacataataataataataataaaaaacaaacaatggtaCATTTCTCTTTGAACTTAAAATTACGTAAAGAAAcgttttggcatttaaacatgaGTTATAATTTGACACTGAAAATAAAcgacagaacaataaataaacaaataagtaaaaataaaactagTATTTTACTAGTATTTCcatgttgtatttttttctttcttaggagtagaaatgtgtatattccacacAAAGCACaaagctgattggttagttcttGTAACTTGACTCGCGATGCGCTTGCGCCATTCTTTCAACTAGATGCGCCTGGAAAGCGTGAATGCGTTGCGCCGCTTGCACATCATTCCAAATATTCAGGCAAGACAAGAAATGACTTGTCCGtggaaaagatgcgatatgtgaactagcgcacagttggcataattttgtttagttgcagctgTTTTATTCCGTGCAGAAAcccggtgttgagaagcctttacaattaattaaccatgacgaaGTACAGCGccgttaatagtgaaatcgggtaatcgttgcatccctacctGCCATACAAACATTGATGTGCACCAAACAAGCAGAAAACTTCTAAATGTGAATCAAAATGGGATTGAAATATGTGCGTACTATATGTACACTTAAAGTGAGAATGTTTAATCAAGCTTACAATACTTTAACATTTGTGATGCTTCAAATTACATAAAGTTATAAGTATATTAAAATGAATCAGGTTATGAACCTTACTTTATGCCACCAAGTTTTGTGTCTATAggattgttttgaaaaatgccaGTGTGAACACTCAACAGATCAGGACTAAATGCGtagctttatttttttgtcttgatCAAAGAACCAGGAAAACCATACtaaaagtgtgaacacacccttaatCTGCATGATCTTGCTTACTTTTCGGCCTTTGTCATCTTTGGTTTCGGAGTGAATCCTCTGGTGTGCTTAAAATTCGGGAATatgtttttaaacacaaaatagattctcatttttaaaaatgtttatgtatgtattttttcataatattgCAAGCATGATCCTCTCACAATGTCCTTTAACCTCACAATGTCCAAACATGAACAAAACTATAATGACAAACCGAAAGAAAATCTAAAGAGGATTTCATCTAAGATAATTGATATTTAACATGTTAACATGAAGCAGGTGTTGTTACAGGCTTCTTCATATATCCACACTATGGGAAGgtgtcattattgttattattatttttttcagatcaGGCTCTAAAAATGCTCCTTGTCAAAATCATCATTACACCGAGATGCCCTGGTCGGTTTTAATCTATTGTAACAGAAGCTTATTGACCTGTACTATCTGCCTGTACAAAGACTGCATGGCTCTGATAACGTTCCTCATTAAATGCGCTGCAGGGTCTCATAAATATgtaacaaaatcaatgccaaaagtattgaattaaaaagcttgttgaatagcacaaactgaaaaaaataatacactgtattaacaagttcttgcattttaatgacttgaattgcagggtttgtatttttaggtcctgaaatttaacatagctgtttatttaagctgtgaatagttcaactaaaaatatttcaaacatgttttcgtacttataaattcaataattcattttcaatttccaggattcacttacaaaatattcaataccctttaaaaatacgatgtataatattcaaaaggtaattttcagttcattttatttcagttcaaatattcgcttccataaattcagtggctcaaattcgactgttaaaattcaacattacatccgggaactgcaggaaaagcaatagattgcagattgaagatcgccagctgcttttccaccagcaggtggagatggaataatttaagattttttacccagtaaatagacgagaaaaaagctaataaaggcacaaaagtagcatttaatattaatatcagtgtcttggacattataagtaataaaatgagtatgagtaaaataagtaaatgatcttttggtcatttatatttgcccttatgtaacagaagccagttggggatcgcgtaaacctcactccttggATTCAGCGACAGACGTTGTTCTGCAGTGCTattcacagactcttaaatgggcaggtgctcatttACGCTACGTGGTAGGGATGTGACGGTCGCGGAAATTAGCTAAGTGGGGGTGGTGACGGTCGCGTGATTctcgctaagtgtgtgtgtgtgtgtgtgtgtgtgtgtgtgtgtgtgtacgcgttTGCGTTTACCGCGTACAAGCCGCACAGGTATAAAAAAAAACGCCAaatatttcatccattcatcaattcattcattctccttcggcttagtctatattttagaggtcgccaatcattttaaataataaagtaaaaaaatatatatattcataatataaaaataaaggcgtGCAGTAAGCCTAGGCtactacataacaataaaaacaattaatctggacaaactaaaggcaccatggcagaaccccaaaaactagaaaaatgaaaggcaggcagagtgttaaaaagaaatactaatttagaaccacggatgacttattcaagcgcagtagcctaaataaatgttataaaataataagaataataacaataataataataaaataataacaacaacaataataatttaaataattaaaactatagcctaccccaatcctgaaaaaaaactgcgtttaaacagcacaaacacttctaataaccccttaatgcttatgccatatattagacggttctgtattaataactgaagacgctcctttaatgcatttgctcgctatgttaaattattttaaattacacttcccatccatacccaaccttaaattgtacctgaacactgtctttatctaacactatctgtccaacagttgcaagtaaactgttttgtgtgacattctcataaaatctctctggttttgaatttttgtatgattattttactt
This region includes:
- the dedd1 gene encoding death effector domain-containing 1, with amino-acid sequence MSSVKCSRYSLYWEETECLSYYEMLSLHEIFEIVGSQLTETDVEVLSFLLDETYPGKHPLDPEGWTEDLPPGPDGFPLANSPCPRLLKSWQRMQPQKEGCPIASRHRPKSGVELLLELERRGYLSDANLRPLLQLLRILTRHDVLPFVSQKKRRTVSPERQKIDYPEVDFRQDRDLGSNTNIPSFENTQDHHWRAGSGSSMTSATSIRRKRGRGHHWSRKSRGQPEIQPQSTPNKVTCDIRLRVRAEYSEHESALRGGVSSDKPQPLERQFELFSRASLLLRARDLGSIVCDIKFSELTNLDAFWADYLSGALLEALKGVFITDSLKRAAGQEGVRLLVSVDQDDYEEGRKLLINSQTQNWTNWEAQRP